A stretch of Onychomys torridus chromosome 2, mOncTor1.1, whole genome shotgun sequence DNA encodes these proteins:
- the LOC118577447 gene encoding translation machinery-associated protein 7-like, producing MLGCEGGKKPLKQLKKQAKEVDEKDEAFKQKQKEEQKKLEELKAQAEGKGPLATGRIKKSGKK from the coding sequence ATGTTGGGCTGCGAAGGTGGTAAAAAGCCCCTGAAACAGCTCAAGAAGCAGGCCAAGGAGGTGGATGAGAAAGATGAGGCTTTcaagcagaaacaaaaagaggagCAGAAGAAACTCGAGGAGCTAAAAGCCCAGGCCGAGGGCAAGGGACCCCTGGCCACAGGTAGAATTAAGAAATCTGGCAAAAAGTAA